The Candidatus Paracaedimonas acanthamoebae genome window below encodes:
- a CDS encoding SagB/ThcOx family dehydrogenase — translation MSKIPAKPDNLINLYLNPYIFLLIIEGKVIVWDYKNHVQLEIEELYLKRLIQISHGLKVATLSEIDKELLKEKLIQTEAYPAFNWKWDELSKIYHIGTQDIDGGKSLSEEAWVEWYLELCETIKDDFKNSFIEYVGEEVSLPAPNLSALQAISLWDVEEQRMTSRSFNGKSITKEQLSTLMYTSFGVIHGNWEELQAKGFKQSGYRKSSPSGGALHPIEAYLIVMNVEEIPAGIYHYNVIKHCLTLINHSISYDDIRNMLCGQFFAEGCSVGIFLVAHFEKVWTKYCHSRSYKDVYLDAGHLSQTLLLNTTALGLRTWISAWFRDTEVSRFLKISGGDVAPVFYISIGHGDKVAISPKLEKILNK, via the coding sequence TTGTCAAAGATACCTGCTAAGCCTGATAATCTTATAAATTTATATCTTAATCCGTACATCTTTTTGCTTATTATTGAGGGAAAAGTCATTGTTTGGGACTATAAAAATCATGTCCAACTTGAAATTGAAGAGCTTTATTTAAAGAGACTCATCCAGATCTCTCATGGACTAAAAGTAGCAACTTTATCAGAAATAGACAAAGAACTTCTCAAGGAGAAACTAATACAAACAGAAGCCTATCCAGCTTTCAATTGGAAATGGGACGAGCTCTCAAAGATCTATCATATTGGTACCCAAGACATTGATGGTGGCAAGTCATTAAGTGAGGAGGCATGGGTTGAGTGGTACCTTGAGCTTTGCGAAACCATAAAAGATGATTTTAAAAATAGTTTTATTGAATATGTTGGAGAAGAAGTAAGCTTACCTGCCCCTAATTTAAGTGCTCTGCAGGCTATAAGCCTTTGGGATGTAGAAGAGCAGCGAATGACTAGCCGCTCGTTTAATGGAAAAAGTATCACAAAAGAACAGCTTAGTACTCTCATGTACACTAGTTTTGGAGTTATTCATGGGAATTGGGAAGAGTTACAAGCTAAGGGCTTTAAGCAATCGGGCTATCGTAAGTCTTCACCCTCTGGGGGAGCACTTCACCCCATCGAAGCTTACCTAATTGTTATGAATGTAGAAGAAATACCTGCTGGCATTTATCATTACAATGTTATCAAGCATTGCCTAACTTTAATTAACCACAGCATAAGTTATGATGATATAAGGAATATGTTGTGCGGACAATTTTTTGCAGAAGGGTGTTCTGTAGGGATTTTCCTAGTCGCTCACTTTGAAAAAGTATGGACAAAATATTGTCACTCTCGCTCATATAAGGATGTATACTTAGATGCAGGCCACTTATCGCAGACCCTTCTTTTGAATACAACAGCATTAGGATTAAGAACTTGGATAAGCGCTTGGTTTCGTGATACCGAAGTTTCAAGGTTTTTAAAGATATCTGGGGGAGATGTTGCTCCTGTATTCTATATTTCAATTGGTCATGGAGACAAAGTAGCTATATCGCCTAAATTAGAAAAAATATTAAATAAATAA
- a CDS encoding type II toxin-antitoxin system RelE/ParE family toxin: MPYKLTFLESAKKEWDKLSPDLQQFFKAKLSKILEQPHIPKNKLINMEGCYKIKLRSAGYRLVYRVYDDRVVVQVIAVGKRDKNLIYRIAASRL, from the coding sequence ATGCCCTATAAGCTAACCTTTCTAGAATCTGCTAAGAAAGAGTGGGATAAGCTTTCTCCAGATTTACAACAATTCTTTAAAGCCAAGCTATCTAAAATTCTTGAGCAACCTCATATTCCTAAAAACAAGCTTATTAATATGGAAGGATGTTATAAGATTAAGCTGCGTTCTGCTGGCTACCGCCTTGTTTACCGTGTTTATGATGATCGCGTGGTAGTACAAGTCATTGCTGTAGGTAAGAGGGATAAGAATCTAATTTATCGAATTGCTGCAAGCCGCCTTTAA
- a CDS encoding type II toxin-antitoxin system Phd/YefM family antitoxin, translating into MTHPIYSNLTASISELKRNPMGTVTSSHGEPLAILNRNEPVFYCIPAKTYERIMEALEDLELVELVKARAAEKEVSVDLDAL; encoded by the coding sequence ATGACACATCCCATTTATTCAAATCTAACTGCGAGCATTAGTGAACTTAAAAGAAATCCTATGGGAACAGTGACAAGTAGCCATGGAGAACCCCTGGCAATCCTTAATCGAAATGAGCCTGTCTTCTATTGTATTCCAGCCAAGACATATGAGCGTATCATGGAAGCCTTAGAAGATCTGGAGCTTGTGGAGCTTGTTAAAGCACGCGCTGCTGAAAAAGAAGTTTCTGTTGATTTAGATGCCCTATAA
- a CDS encoding conjugal transfer protein TraD — translation MFIHSALRKARTRTLIQAGGLLEKAGLLDEFSIEIGTDLQKDIECKDQVHALFGALLELRSLLQETDDYSHSYLALKGKIGFAETTALKKINRGRSP, via the coding sequence ATGTTTATTCATTCTGCTCTCAGGAAAGCTAGGACAAGGACGTTGATACAAGCCGGGGGGTTGCTTGAGAAAGCAGGACTCTTGGATGAATTTTCAATTGAAATCGGCACTGACCTTCAAAAAGATATTGAATGTAAAGATCAAGTGCATGCCCTCTTTGGTGCTCTCTTGGAATTAAGATCCTTGCTTCAGGAAACAGATGACTATTCGCATAGCTATCTCGCCCTTAAGGGAAAAATAGGATTTGCTGAAACTACTGCTTTAAAAAAAATAAACAGGGGACGAAGCCCCTGA
- a CDS encoding LysR family transcriptional regulator: protein MLDLSKLRLFYWVAKYGSYTKASKEIALSQPSLVRQMQALEESLGCKLFNRHFRGISLTQEGEKLFETTIKILAQADALEQSLKQTQEPIKETLKIGTTTGISADWLVRFIPSFVELYPHIKLNVLSYTTDFDLDKNNIDAAIRNKIEGEKDLIQKHLYTFEFKLYASKEYLKKYGYPQIPKDLDNHRLIGFADDEKVMFQEVDILLQGDTIDQKKRNYFITINSNIAEFKLAEQGVGIASIWPGLSLLKDSSLVEVLPSMKSMSIDIYYIYHKHVYNTEKVELLYNHIKKALHDGKLDL from the coding sequence ATGTTAGATTTATCAAAGCTTAGATTATTTTACTGGGTTGCTAAATATGGAAGCTACACCAAAGCAAGTAAAGAAATAGCTCTAAGCCAACCTTCATTAGTTCGTCAGATGCAAGCTTTAGAAGAGAGTTTGGGATGTAAATTATTTAATAGGCATTTTCGTGGAATTTCTCTTACTCAAGAAGGAGAGAAATTATTTGAAACTACAATAAAAATTCTAGCTCAAGCAGATGCACTAGAACAATCGTTAAAGCAAACACAAGAACCCATTAAGGAAACTCTAAAAATAGGGACTACAACTGGAATTTCTGCAGATTGGCTTGTTAGGTTTATCCCAAGCTTTGTTGAACTATATCCTCACATTAAGTTAAATGTATTATCATATACTACTGATTTTGACTTAGATAAAAACAATATAGACGCAGCCATACGCAACAAGATTGAAGGTGAAAAGGACTTAATTCAAAAACATTTATATACTTTTGAGTTTAAGCTATATGCAAGCAAAGAATATTTAAAAAAATACGGATATCCTCAAATACCAAAAGATTTAGATAATCATCGGTTAATTGGGTTTGCTGATGATGAAAAAGTGATGTTTCAAGAAGTTGATATTCTTTTACAAGGCGATACAATCGATCAAAAGAAAAGAAATTATTTTATAACAATTAACTCTAACATTGCGGAATTCAAGCTTGCAGAGCAAGGGGTGGGGATTGCTAGTATATGGCCAGGACTAAGTTTACTTAAAGACTCAAGCTTAGTTGAAGTCCTGCCATCAATGAAGAGTATGTCTATTGATATCTATTATATATATCATAAACATGTGTATAATACTGAAAAAGTTGAATTATTATACAATCATATTAAGAAAGCTCTTCATGATGGCAAGCTTGATCTTTAG
- a CDS encoding ProQ/FinO family protein gives MTDKPKLTLKQPLSLQKQTQLFQALKPLHVQAEKEKRREGKEQAQKEREARQKKREGIKVTLAWLYEQFPSCFNQNELKPLKLNIDKDLFPFLEKDQAPSKAKLRDALTFYTNNIHYLKTVINSTNRYDLEGNHVQEITPEQKAYAQEKLDRVLNAIKSKKPYKTPKSPQETNG, from the coding sequence ATGACCGATAAACCCAAGCTTACATTAAAACAACCTTTAAGCTTGCAAAAGCAAACCCAGCTCTTTCAAGCGCTCAAACCGCTGCATGTGCAAGCAGAGAAAGAGAAACGCCGAGAAGGAAAGGAACAAGCCCAAAAAGAACGAGAAGCAAGGCAAAAGAAGAGAGAAGGAATTAAAGTAACCCTAGCATGGCTTTACGAACAATTCCCTTCTTGCTTTAATCAAAATGAACTAAAGCCTCTTAAGCTTAATATTGATAAAGACCTCTTTCCCTTTCTTGAAAAAGACCAAGCCCCCTCTAAGGCAAAACTAAGAGATGCTTTGACCTTTTATACGAACAACATCCATTATCTTAAAACCGTCATTAATAGCACAAATCGATATGATCTAGAAGGCAATCACGTTCAAGAAATCACCCCTGAGCAAAAAGCTTATGCTCAAGAAAAGCTTGATAGAGTACTCAACGCTATTAAAAGCAAGAAACCGTATAAAACACCAAAATCACCACAAGAAACAAACGGGTAA